The Pseudomonas aeruginosa genome includes the window CGGGCCGCTGATCATGCGCCTGATGGACATCATGCTGGCGCTGCCGTCGCTGCTGCTGGCGGTGGCCATCGTGGCGATCCTCGGCCCAGGCCTGATCAACACCGTGATCGCCATCGCCATCGTCTCGCTGCCGGCCTACGTGCGCCTGACCCGCGCCGCGGTGATGACCGAGCTAAACCGCGACTACGTCACCGCCTCGCGCCTGGCCGGCGCCGGCACCCTGCGCCTGATGTTCGTCTGCGTACTGCCGAACTGCATGGCGCCGCTGATCGTCCAGGCCACCCTGAGCTTCTCTTCGGCGATCCTCGACGCCGCCGCCCTCGGCTTCCTCGGCCTCGGCGTGCAACCGCCGACCCCCGAGTGGGGCACCATGCTCGCCTCCGCCCGCGACTACATCGAGCGCGCCTGGTGGGTGGTCAGCCTGCCCGGCCTGACCATCCTGCTCAGCGTACTGGCGATCAACCTGATGGGCGACGGCCTGCGCGACGCCCTCGATCCGAAACTGAAGAACGCGGCATGAGGAGCACAACCATGAACAGCGCATCCGTATCCGCGCCACAGGAGACCGCCGCATGAGCCTCCTCGATATCAAGAACCTCAGCGTACGCTTCGGCGACACCACCGCCGTGCCCGTGGTCGACGGCCTCGACCTGAGCGTCGACAAGGGCGAGGTGCTGGCCATCGTCGGCGAGTCCGGCTCCGGCAAGTCGGTGACCATGATGGCCCTGATGGGCCTGATCGACGCGCCCGGCTGGGTGTCCGCCGATCACCTGCGCTTCGACGGCCACGACATGCTCACCCTCAAGGGCCGCCAGCGCCGGCGCATCGTCGGCAAGGACATGGCGATGGTCTTCCAGGACCCGATGACCGCCCTCAACCCCAGCTACACCGTCGGCTACCAGATCGAGGAGGTTCTTCGCCTGCATCTCGGCCTGCGCGGCAAGGCCCTGCGCCAGCGCGCCCTGGAACTGCTCGAACGGGTCGAGATCCCGGCCGCCGCCAGCCGCCTCGACGCCTACCCGCACCAACTCTCCGGCGGCATGAGCCAGCGTGTGGCGATCGCCATGGCTATCGCCGCCGAGCCCAAGCTGCTGATCGCCGACGAGCCGACCACCGCCCTCGACGTGACCATCCAGGCGCAGATCATGGAGCTGCTGCTGAACCTGCAGCGCGACCAGGACATGGCGCTGATCCTGATCACCCACGATCTCGCCGTGGTCGCCGAGACCGCCCAGCGCGTCTGCGTGATGTACGCCGGCGAAGCGGTGGAGATCGGCGGC containing:
- a CDS encoding ABC transporter ATP-binding protein is translated as MSLLDIKNLSVRFGDTTAVPVVDGLDLSVDKGEVLAIVGESGSGKSVTMMALMGLIDAPGWVSADHLRFDGHDMLTLKGRQRRRIVGKDMAMVFQDPMTALNPSYTVGYQIEEVLRLHLGLRGKALRQRALELLERVEIPAAASRLDAYPHQLSGGMSQRVAIAMAIAAEPKLLIADEPTTALDVTIQAQIMELLLNLQRDQDMALILITHDLAVVAETAQRVCVMYAGEAVEIGGVPALFDRPTHPYTEALIKAIPEHCAGEARLATLPGIVPGRYDRPRGCLLSPRCPYAQEHCRQERPALEAHERGAVRCFYPLNLLNEVA
- a CDS encoding ABC transporter permease subunit, producing the protein MNAMHNAPASDPSLVYPSPLKEFWQAFTRNKGAVGGLLFMLLIVFCALFAPWVAPYDPSEQFRDFLLTPPSWLEGGQARFLLGTDELGRDLLSRLIHGARLSLLIGLSSVVISLVPGILLGLLAGFSPNRAGPLIMRLMDIMLALPSLLLAVAIVAILGPGLINTVIAIAIVSLPAYVRLTRAAVMTELNRDYVTASRLAGAGTLRLMFVCVLPNCMAPLIVQATLSFSSAILDAAALGFLGLGVQPPTPEWGTMLASARDYIERAWWVVSLPGLTILLSVLAINLMGDGLRDALDPKLKNAA